The following coding sequences lie in one Gorilla gorilla gorilla isolate KB3781 chromosome 5, NHGRI_mGorGor1-v2.1_pri, whole genome shotgun sequence genomic window:
- the LOC115934976 gene encoding endogenous retrovirus group K member 7 Pol protein isoform X1: MITSIPLYLWGRDLLPKITRREHLKNALTVFTDGSSNGKAAYTGPKERVIKTPYQSAQRAELVAVITVLQDFDQPINIISDSAYVVQPTRDVETALIKYSMDDQLNQLFNLLQQTVRKINFPFYITHIRAHTNFPGPLTKANEQADLLVSSAFIKAKELHALTHVNATGLKNKFDVTWKQAKDIVQHCTQCQVLHLPTQETGVNPRGLCPNALWQMDVTHVPSFGRLSYVHVTVDTYSHFIWATCQTGESTSHVKKHLLSCFAVMGVPQKIKTDNGPGYCSKAFQKFLSQWKISHTTGIPYNSQGQAIVERTNRTLKTQLVKQKEGGDSKECTTPQMQLNLALYTLNFLNIYRNQTTTSAEQHLTGKKNSPHEGKLIWWKDNKNKTWEIGKVITWGRGFACVSPGENQLPVWIPTRHLKFYNEPIGDAKKSASMETETPQSSTIDSQDEQNVCRCTQQLRRDSDHRERAMMTMAVLSKRKGGNVGKSKRDQIVAVSV; the protein is encoded by the coding sequence ATGATTACTTCAATTCCTCTTTATCTGTGGGGTCGAGATTTATTACCTAAAATTACCAGacgtgaacatttaaaaaatgctctaACAGTATTTACTGATGGTTCCAGCAATGGAAAAGCGGCTTATACAGGGCCAAAAGAACGAGTAATCAAAACTCCGTATCAATCGGCTCAAAGAGCAGAGTTGGTTGCAGTCATTACAGTGTTACAAGATTTTGACCAACCTATCAATATTATATCAGATTCTGCATATGTAGTACAGCCTACAAGGGATGTTGAGACAGCTCTAATTAAATATAGCATGGATGATCAGTTAAACCAGCTATTCAATTTATTACAACaaactgtaagaaaaataaatttcccattttatattacTCATATTCGAGCACACACTAATTTTCCAGGGCCTTTGACTAAAGCAAATGAACAAGCTGACTTACTGGTATCATCTGCATTCATAAAAGCAAAAGAACTTCATGCTTTGACTCATGTAAATGCAacaggattaaaaaacaaatttgatgtCACATGGAAACAGGCAAAAGATATTGTACAACATTGCACCCAGTGTCAAGTCCTACACCTGCCCACTCAAGAGACAGGAGTTAATCCCAGAGGTTTGTGTCCTAATGCATtatggcaaatggatgtcacgCATGTACCTTCATTTGGAAGATTATCATATGTTCATGTAACAGTTGATACTTATTCACATTTCATATGGGCAACTTGCCAAACAGGAGAAAGTACTTCCcatgttaaaaaacatttattgtcttGTTTTGCTGTAATGGGAGTTCcacaaaaaatcaaaactgacAATGGACCAGGATATTGTAGTAAAGCTTTCCAAAAATTCTTAAGTCAGTGGAAAATTTCACACACAACAGGAATTCCTTATAATTCCCAAGGACAGGCCATAGTTGAAAGAACTAATAGAACACTCAAAACTCAATTAGTTAAACAAAAAGAAGGGGGAGACAGTAAGGAGTGTACCACTCCTCAGATGCAACTTAATCTAGCactctatactttaaattttttaaacatttatagaaatcagACTACTACTTCTGCAGAACAACATCTTACTGGTAAAAAGAACAGCCCACATGAAGGAAAACTAATTTGgtggaaagataataaaaataagacatgggAAATAGGGAAGGTGATAACGTGGGGGAGAGGTTTTGCTTGTGTTTCACCAGGAGAAAATCAGCTTCCTGTTTGGATACCCACTAGACATTTGAAGTTCTACAATGAACCCATCGGAGATGCAAAGAAAAGCGCCTCCATGGAGACGGAAACACCGCAATCGAGCACCATCGACTCACAAGATGAACAAAATG